A single Wolbachia endosymbiont (group A) of Bibio marci DNA region contains:
- a CDS encoding ABC transporter ATP-binding protein: protein MRSNIRQLFYYIKPNLSYFIIAFIAVLFSALTILLFGRGLSNIIDSGTEHDFTTKLLVAILIVLAISLTAFTRLYFIGISSEKVIARIRYDLYSSITDLQPSFFENTGVQDVILALITDTSVLQSIINSSLLTILRNFVILIGSVAMLLYTNIQLTAYAAAIIPILLIIMTSLGKKVRSYARFAQDKLSELASFSEENFRSIVTIKSFVLEENEKTRFKEYLNSVSKSYVKLVLLRAILVTLVITCVIGSLVVLLFFGIKEVLSNNITIGELSSFVFYSALAAGAINNLSNNISDLQRGLGIVERLFEFKNMKSSIADPDDPIKICSVQKGISFNGVTFFYADKPALDNVSFSIEAGQAVSIIGPSGSGKSTILKLLLRFHDPNKGSITIDGHNIKSIALNDLRSLFGLVPQDHMIFSCSIMENILYGKPGAEYEEVRQAAIGAYAMEFIDKLPDKFDTFVGKRGLKLSEGQKQRIVIARAILKNPQVLILDEATSALDYESENLVQKALSKLMQNRTTIVITHRLSTALKTDKIIVINHGKVEEVGTHDSLMSKDGLYAKLAKIQWN, encoded by the coding sequence ATGCGATCTAATATTAGGCAGTTATTTTACTATATAAAGCCTAATCTATCTTATTTCATCATAGCTTTTATTGCAGTTTTATTTTCAGCCTTAACGATCCTCCTCTTTGGCAGAGGCTTAAGCAATATAATTGATTCTGGTACAGAGCACGATTTTACTACCAAACTATTAGTTGCAATACTTATAGTTTTAGCCATTTCTCTCACTGCATTTACTCGGTTATATTTCATTGGCATTAGCAGCGAGAAAGTTATCGCAAGAATCAGATATGACTTATATAGCAGTATCACTGACTTGCAACCAAGTTTCTTTGAGAACACAGGCGTACAAGATGTTATCTTAGCGTTAATTACTGATACCTCTGTGCTGCAATCAATAATAAACAGCAGCTTACTAACCATATTACGAAATTTTGTGATTCTGATTGGTAGTGTTGCCATGTTATTATATACAAATATACAACTAACTGCGTATGCAGCCGCAATAATACCTATACTACTCATTATCATGACCTCACTTGGAAAAAAAGTGCGTAGCTATGCACGCTTTGCCCAGGATAAATTAAGTGAGCTTGCGTCATTTAGTGAGGAAAATTTTCGATCTATAGTGACTATTAAATCGTTTGTACTCGAAGAAAATGAAAAAACCCGTTTTAAGGAGTATTTAAACTCAGTATCAAAATCATACGTAAAATTAGTACTCTTGCGTGCTATTCTAGTAACTCTAGTTATCACGTGTGTGATAGGCTCACTAGTTGTTTTGCTCTTTTTTGGTATTAAAGAAGTCTTAAGCAATAATATAACTATTGGAGAACTCTCCTCATTTGTGTTTTATTCAGCGCTCGCAGCAGGAGCTATAAATAATTTGAGCAATAATATCAGTGATTTACAACGAGGTCTTGGAATAGTAGAGCGTTTATTTGAATTTAAAAATATGAAAAGCTCTATAGCAGATCCCGACGATCCTATAAAAATTTGTAGTGTTCAAAAAGGAATTTCGTTTAATGGCGTAACATTTTTTTATGCTGATAAGCCAGCATTAGATAACGTATCATTTTCTATAGAGGCAGGTCAAGCAGTATCAATTATTGGACCATCTGGCAGTGGTAAAAGCACCATTTTAAAGCTTCTGCTCCGTTTTCATGATCCAAACAAAGGTAGCATTACTATCGATGGGCACAATATTAAGTCAATTGCGCTAAATGACCTCAGATCGTTGTTTGGCTTAGTGCCACAAGATCACATGATATTTTCTTGCTCAATAATGGAAAATATACTATATGGCAAACCGGGTGCTGAATATGAGGAAGTAAGGCAAGCAGCTATCGGTGCTTATGCGATGGAATTTATTGATAAGCTGCCTGATAAATTTGATACATTTGTAGGAAAAAGAGGGTTAAAACTTTCTGAAGGACAAAAACAACGTATTGTAATAGCAAGAGCCATACTCAAAAACCCTCAGGTTTTAATACTGGATGAAGCAACCTCCGCACTTGATTATGAAAGTGAAAACCTCGTGCAAAAAGCATTGAGCAAGTTAATGCAAAACAGAACAACAATCGTAATTACACACAGATTATCAACCGCACTTAAAACTGACAAGATTATAGTAATTAATCATGGAAAAGTAGAAGAAGTAGGAACTCATGACTCTCTAATGAGTAAAGACGGGCTATATGCAAAACTGGCGAAGATACAGTGGAATTGA
- the argS gene encoding arginine--tRNA ligase, which yields MNIFKQVSSLISSKLNELKQRGVISTNATNFIVEPPSNRAHGDIYTNVAMVLAKHEKKNPIEIAEILAREFKPFDEIAEVEIAGPGFINMHLKIEVWHGILKQINELKTEFGTLDIGNNQAINVEFVSANPTGPLHIGHARGAVFGDVLANLLKKVGYKVTKEYYINDAGAQIDTLIKSVYLRYKEALGEEISIEKGLYPGEYLKPIGEELAKKYGKELLKKQDNQIIRDYTLSSILELIKEDMNLLGVSHDVFTSEYELQKSGKIEESIKILSDKGLVYEGYLEKPKGKESENWTSRKEMLFRSTKFGDDVDRALKKEDGSWTYFASDIAYHFDKISRGFNNMIVELGSDHGGYVKRLKAVVSALSDNQAKIEVKLHNIVNFFENGKPVKMSKRSGNFLTARDVVEEVGRDITHFIMLTRKNDMVLDFDFAKVKEQSKDNPIFYVQYAHARAHSLMRNAPKELPTADPSLLKTDGELFLIKTLAKWPDVVKIAARLYEPHRITFYLLEVAEAFHVLWGYGKSDLNMRFILEDNLNLTAARMFLVQALAHVIASGLSIFNIEPLEEMS from the coding sequence ATGAACATTTTTAAACAGGTTTCCTCTCTAATTTCCAGCAAATTAAATGAGTTGAAGCAAAGGGGTGTTATAAGCACGAATGCAACAAACTTTATCGTAGAGCCTCCAAGCAATAGAGCACATGGAGATATTTACACAAACGTTGCTATGGTGCTTGCAAAGCATGAAAAGAAGAATCCCATTGAAATTGCAGAGATCTTAGCAAGAGAATTTAAACCTTTTGATGAAATTGCAGAAGTGGAAATAGCAGGCCCTGGTTTCATCAACATGCACTTAAAAATAGAAGTGTGGCATGGAATTTTAAAACAAATAAATGAGCTAAAAACAGAGTTTGGTACCCTAGATATAGGGAACAATCAGGCCATCAATGTTGAGTTTGTATCTGCAAATCCAACTGGTCCACTGCATATTGGTCATGCAAGAGGGGCAGTATTTGGTGACGTTCTGGCAAATTTATTGAAAAAAGTTGGTTATAAAGTTACTAAGGAATACTATATTAACGATGCTGGAGCGCAGATAGATACACTAATAAAGTCAGTATATTTGCGGTATAAGGAAGCTCTGGGAGAAGAAATTAGCATTGAAAAAGGTTTATACCCAGGTGAATATTTAAAACCGATAGGGGAGGAGCTGGCTAAAAAATATGGCAAAGAGCTTCTAAAAAAGCAAGATAATCAGATAATTAGAGACTATACTTTAAGTTCTATCTTAGAACTCATAAAGGAAGACATGAACTTACTTGGAGTAAGTCATGATGTTTTTACTTCAGAGTATGAGCTACAAAAAAGTGGCAAAATTGAAGAGAGTATAAAGATATTGTCTGACAAGGGTCTAGTATATGAAGGGTACCTGGAGAAACCAAAAGGCAAAGAAAGCGAAAATTGGACTTCCAGAAAAGAAATGTTATTTCGCTCTACAAAATTTGGTGATGACGTTGACCGTGCATTGAAGAAAGAGGACGGCAGTTGGACTTATTTTGCCTCGGATATCGCTTACCATTTTGATAAGATATCACGTGGTTTTAACAATATGATCGTAGAGCTTGGTAGTGACCACGGCGGTTATGTCAAAAGGCTCAAAGCAGTCGTCTCTGCGCTGAGTGATAATCAAGCAAAAATAGAGGTAAAACTGCATAATATTGTGAATTTTTTTGAGAATGGCAAACCTGTTAAGATGTCCAAAAGATCAGGAAACTTCCTCACAGCAAGAGATGTAGTGGAAGAAGTTGGCAGGGACATAACTCATTTTATAATGCTAACACGCAAGAATGATATGGTCTTGGACTTTGATTTTGCTAAAGTTAAAGAACAGTCAAAAGACAATCCTATTTTTTACGTGCAATATGCGCATGCTCGTGCTCATTCGTTAATGCGTAATGCTCCAAAAGAGCTCCCAACAGCAGATCCTTCACTTTTAAAGACCGATGGGGAGCTCTTCCTCATAAAAACCTTAGCAAAGTGGCCAGATGTGGTAAAAATTGCAGCAAGGCTTTATGAGCCACACAGAATTACTTTCTACTTACTTGAAGTTGCAGAAGCGTTTCACGTTTTATGGGGGTATGGCAAGAGTGATTTAAACATGCGGTTCATACTGGAAGACAACTTAAACCTCACCGCTGCAAGAATGTTTCTCGTACAAGCCTTAGCGCACGTCATCGCTTCTGGACTTTCCATCTTTAATATAGAACCTTTGGAAGAGATGAGTTGA
- a CDS encoding type II toxin-antitoxin system RelE family toxin, with product MKTSGNKAYTIKFLKNVIEKEIPALPAKIKLMVQEAIKKRLTVDPFNLGKPLCHSFRGQYRIRVSNYRIIYSINHSERKVLITAVEHRKNIYKHRRLHN from the coding sequence ATGAAAACATCTGGAAATAAAGCTTACACTATAAAATTCTTAAAAAATGTTATTGAAAAAGAAATTCCAGCTCTTCCGGCAAAGATTAAATTAATGGTTCAGGAGGCCATAAAGAAACGCCTTACAGTTGATCCTTTTAATCTAGGAAAGCCTTTATGTCATAGCTTTAGAGGGCAATATAGGATAAGGGTTAGCAACTACCGTATAATTTACAGCATAAATCATTCAGAACGTAAAGTACTTATTACTGCAGTGGAGCATAGAAAAAACATTTACAAACACAGAAGATTACACAATTAA
- a CDS encoding ankyrin repeat domain-containing protein, with translation MAIKHEEWEKILSAVNDDKDLNKDNIVEKIKGKLKAEGKGEYENWERASFDVDYLFEIKDDTLIAYDRFTLLHLAAENGHADVVNALIQNGANVNAISKSGIVLLCYAIQHGHIDIVNALIQNRANVNAKDHFKYTPLHDAADKGYIEIVNALIDRGADVNAEDGYLKRSPLHNAAKYGHIDTVKVLIAKRAKVDAKDRDGYTPLHWATRNGHTEIVKVLLQSNAEVDTVDENKKTPLHWAAEKGCKEIVSALIEKEANVNAKDQDGSTPLHWATRNDHIDTVKVLIAKRADVNAKDRDGSTPLHFAHHIEVVNALINAGSKVNIVNEYGKTPLHSVVGYTEIVNALIDRGANVNAEDNFKSTPLHNAAEYGHIGTVNALIQNGADVNVKNKCKGIPLHWAARNDHIDTVKVLIAKGADVNAKDQDGWTPLHFAAYKCHIDIVKVLMKKGADLLLKNNSGKTPKDLARIGDIKKLLEEEEKNNLTQDKDDNKDTTPLLEETEKKQPTSAITKGVFAGGAVAVLGTAAAVTLFVTGTVAVELIPIVIAVVAVTVAALAVGGITYMMLKPSTKIDEVEEEQGITGDERKA, from the coding sequence ATGGCAATAAAACATGAAGAGTGGGAAAAAATATTAAGTGCCGTTAATGACGACAAGGATTTAAATAAAGATAATATAGTTGAAAAAATAAAAGGGAAATTAAAGGCAGAAGGTAAAGGTGAATATGAAAATTGGGAAAGGGCCAGTTTTGATGTAGATTACCTATTTGAAATTAAAGATGATACACTAATAGCATATGATCGATTTACGTTATTGCATTTAGCTGCTGAAAATGGTCATGCAGATGTAGTAAATGCTCTAATACAAAACGGAGCAAATGTTAATGCAATAAGCAAATCGGGAATAGTTCTCTTATGTTACGCTATTCAGCATGGTCATATAGATATAGTAAATGCTCTAATACAAAATAGAGCAAATGTTAATGCAAAAGATCATTTTAAATATACTCCCCTACATGATGCTGCTGACAAAGGTTATATAGAGATAGTAAATGCTCTAATAGATAGAGGAGCAGATGTTAATGCAGAAGATGGTTATTTAAAACGATCTCCTCTACATAATGCTGCTAAATATGGTCATATAGATACAGTAAAAGTTCTAATAGCAAAAAGAGCAAAGGTTGATGCAAAAGATAGAGATGGATACACTCCTTTACATTGGGCTACTAGAAATGGTCATACAGAGATAGTTAAAGTTCTATTACAAAGCAATGCAGAAGTCGATACAGTAGATGAAAATAAAAAAACTCCTTTGCATTGGGCTGCTGAAAAAGGTTGTAAAGAAATAGTAAGTGCTCTAATAGAAAAAGAGGCAAATGTTAATGCAAAAGATCAAGATGGATCGACTCCTTTACATTGGGCTACTAGAAATGATCATATAGATACAGTAAAAGTTCTAATAGCAAAAAGAGCAGATGTTAATGCAAAAGATAGAGATGGATCGACTCCTTTACATTTTGCTCATCACATAGAGGTAGTGAATGCTTTAATAAACGCAGGGTCTAAGGTTAATATAGTAAACGAATATGGAAAGACTCCTTTACATAGTGTTGTAGGTTATACAGAGATAGTAAACGCTCTAATAGATAGAGGGGCAAATGTTAATGCAGAAGATAATTTTAAAAGTACTCCTCTACATAATGCTGCTGAATATGGTCATATAGGCACAGTAAATGCTCTAATACAAAACGGAGCAGATGTTAATGTAAAAAATAAATGTAAAGGGATTCCTTTACATTGGGCTGCTAGAAATGATCATATAGACACAGTGAAAGTTCTAATAGCAAAAGGAGCAGATGTTAATGCAAAAGATCAAGATGGATGGACTCCTTTACATTTTGCTGCTTACAAGTGTCATATAGATATAGTAAAAGTTCTAATGAAAAAAGGAGCAGATCTTTTATTAAAGAATAATTCTGGAAAAACTCCAAAAGATTTAGCTAGAATTGGTGATATAAAGAAGCTTCTGGAAGAAGAAGAAAAAAACAATTTAACACAAGATAAGGATGATAATAAGGATACAACACCTCTTCTGGAAGAAACAGAAAAAAAACAACCTACATCAGCAATTACAAAAGGTGTTTTTGCAGGTGGTGCAGTCGCAGTATTAGGCACTGCAGCAGCAGTGACACTTTTTGTAACCGGAACAGTTGCAGTTGAGTTAATACCTATAGTAATAGCAGTTGTTGCAGTTACGGTGGCGGCACTAGCAGTTGGTGGTATCACATATATGATGTTAAAGCCTAGTACTAAAATAGATGAAGTGGAAGAAGAACAAGGCATAACTGGGGATGAGCGGAAAGCTTGA
- a CDS encoding FtsW/RodA/SpoVE family cell cycle protein has translation MNIKLWYRTLDYYLILPVFFLLTISFILVYSASPVIAQRLSLPQDYFIRRHTIYIVLSLVTLVTFSFLNTRTILNLSFAGFILFTILVAAAIILGIEVKGAKRWLHIVKISVQPSEFVRPFFSVVIASILASGMKFKMHISIIIFLLVFVLLLLQPDFSMSMLLTYSFIGQMFIACIPFLYFLCIIGMATTGTTIAYLCLPHIKQRIYNFVFFTQRDNFQVTKSLEAFKRGQLTGVGPGEGSVKTSLPDCHTDFVFSVLAEEFGLITCLATLMLFGIISARLLYVAYRENELLNLLVILGISIQFITQFIINIGVTLSVFPTTGITLPLLSYGGSSLLSSSIALGIMLSFSRNQAIALKFRERVMLGRYMD, from the coding sequence ATGAATATTAAACTCTGGTATAGAACCCTAGACTATTATCTTATCCTTCCAGTGTTTTTTTTGCTCACTATAAGCTTCATTCTTGTTTATTCAGCAAGCCCTGTAATTGCGCAGCGTCTTTCTCTACCACAGGATTATTTTATACGGCGCCATACAATTTATATAGTTCTATCACTGGTTACCTTAGTAACATTTTCTTTTCTCAACACAAGAACTATACTTAACCTCTCATTCGCAGGTTTCATTTTATTTACTATTCTAGTGGCAGCTGCGATAATACTTGGTATAGAGGTAAAAGGTGCGAAACGATGGTTACATATTGTCAAAATTTCAGTTCAACCATCTGAGTTCGTAAGGCCATTTTTTTCTGTTGTTATAGCTAGTATCTTGGCCAGTGGAATGAAGTTTAAAATGCACATATCAATCATAATATTTCTGTTAGTTTTTGTGTTGTTACTTTTGCAACCTGATTTCAGTATGTCCATGCTTTTAACATATTCTTTTATTGGTCAAATGTTTATTGCATGTATACCATTTTTATACTTTCTATGCATAATAGGAATGGCCACAACTGGAACTACAATAGCTTACTTATGCCTCCCACATATAAAGCAAAGGATTTACAATTTTGTCTTTTTTACGCAGCGCGATAACTTTCAAGTCACAAAATCATTAGAAGCATTCAAAAGAGGTCAATTAACTGGAGTTGGACCTGGTGAAGGTAGCGTAAAAACCTCTCTTCCTGATTGTCATACAGATTTTGTGTTTTCTGTTTTAGCAGAAGAATTTGGTTTGATTACGTGCTTAGCCACATTGATGTTATTTGGCATCATTTCCGCCCGCTTGCTTTACGTTGCATATAGGGAAAATGAACTACTTAATCTGTTGGTGATTCTTGGTATCTCAATTCAATTCATCACACAATTCATAATAAACATAGGGGTAACATTGAGTGTTTTTCCCACCACCGGCATAACCCTGCCACTACTTAGTTATGGTGGCTCTTCTCTTTTATCTTCGAGCATTGCACTTGGCATAATGCTGTCTTTCAGTAGAAATCAAGCTATTGCATTAAAGTTTCGTGAGCGTGTTATGCTTGGAAGGTATATGGACTAA
- the ubiE gene encoding bifunctional demethylmenaquinone methyltransferase/2-methoxy-6-polyprenyl-1,4-benzoquinol methylase UbiE, with translation MSTIKIEKKSQLVKEVFDSVASRYDTMNDIMSLGMHRLWKDKMVNSVHFTKNSKVLDVAGGTGDIAIRIVRKEPSAKVTVCDINQNMLSRGRDKAINSNQINFDWVCANAESLPFEDSEFDYCTIAFGIRNVSDRKKALNEAHRVLKPHGKFICLEFAPMHYQNEIFTKLYDLYSFKVIPKIGSIVAQDESSYEYLVKSIREFPTQADFKMEIEEVGFKNVEFHNMSYGIVALHIGTK, from the coding sequence ATGTCTACTATAAAAATCGAGAAGAAATCACAATTAGTTAAAGAGGTATTCGATTCCGTGGCAAGTCGCTACGACACCATGAATGATATAATGAGCCTTGGAATGCACAGATTATGGAAAGATAAAATGGTAAATAGTGTGCATTTTACAAAAAACTCTAAGGTTTTAGATGTTGCTGGAGGAACTGGAGATATAGCAATAAGAATAGTAAGAAAAGAGCCAAGTGCTAAGGTTACAGTATGCGATATAAATCAGAATATGCTAAGCAGAGGACGTGATAAAGCTATAAATTCAAACCAAATTAATTTTGATTGGGTATGTGCGAACGCAGAAAGTTTACCATTTGAAGACTCCGAATTTGATTATTGCACAATAGCTTTTGGCATTCGAAATGTTTCTGATCGCAAGAAGGCTTTAAATGAGGCGCACAGGGTATTAAAACCACATGGAAAATTTATCTGCTTAGAATTTGCCCCTATGCACTATCAAAATGAGATATTTACCAAACTTTATGACTTATATTCATTTAAAGTAATTCCTAAAATTGGCAGCATAGTTGCTCAAGACGAGAGTTCTTATGAATATTTAGTGAAGAGCATCAGAGAATTTCCAACTCAGGCTGATTTTAAAATGGAAATTGAAGAGGTAGGCTTTAAGAATGTTGAGTTTCATAATATGAGCTATGGAATAGTGGCATTACACATTGGAACAAAATGA
- the lipA gene encoding lipoyl synthase, whose translation MHSKPQWLRAKAPTGEVFNETLNIVKLHNLHTVCEEAACPNIGECWNKRHATVMILGSVCTRACAFCNVATGIPDKLDPHEPENLAKAIKKLNLKHVVITSVDRDDLPDGGANQFIKCIEEIRKITSETTIEILTPDFLNKKGAFEAIAVASPDVYNHNIETVPRLYAKIRPRARYFHSLYLLKMVKQINPKVFTKSGLMVGLGEKKEEILQVMDDLRSAEVDFITIGQYLQPTPKHAKLDRYVTPEEFEHYKYIAYSKGFLVVASSPLTRSSYHAEEDFNRLKACR comes from the coding sequence ATGCATAGCAAACCTCAATGGCTCAGAGCAAAAGCTCCGACCGGTGAAGTATTCAATGAAACTTTAAACATCGTTAAACTGCATAACTTACATACGGTATGTGAAGAAGCTGCATGTCCAAATATTGGTGAATGTTGGAATAAACGTCATGCTACTGTGATGATTCTTGGTTCTGTTTGCACTCGTGCTTGTGCATTTTGCAACGTTGCAACTGGCATTCCTGATAAACTAGACCCTCATGAACCAGAAAATTTAGCAAAAGCGATAAAAAAGTTAAACTTAAAACATGTTGTCATTACCTCTGTTGATCGTGATGATTTGCCAGATGGTGGCGCAAATCAGTTTATAAAGTGCATAGAAGAAATTAGAAAGATAACTTCAGAAACAACAATAGAGATTTTAACTCCTGATTTTTTAAATAAGAAAGGAGCATTTGAAGCAATTGCTGTTGCATCACCTGATGTCTATAACCACAATATTGAAACAGTGCCGAGATTGTATGCAAAAATAAGACCACGAGCTCGCTATTTTCATTCACTATATTTACTGAAGATGGTAAAGCAGATTAATCCTAAAGTTTTCACAAAGTCAGGGCTTATGGTTGGTCTTGGAGAAAAAAAAGAGGAAATACTTCAGGTTATGGACGATTTGCGCAGTGCTGAAGTTGATTTTATTACAATTGGTCAATATCTACAACCAACTCCAAAACATGCAAAACTTGATAGGTATGTTACCCCAGAAGAGTTTGAGCATTATAAATACATTGCTTACTCCAAAGGTTTCTTAGTGGTTGCATCAAGCCCACTAACTCGGTCATCATACCACGCTGAAGAAGATTTTAACAGGCTCAAGGCCTGTCGTTAA
- the rpmB gene encoding 50S ribosomal protein L28 — MSRVCELTNRKKSFGNKVSHSNRKTKRTFLLNLHKVTLTSDLLNKKFRFRVATRTLRTIDYKGDLDAFLLNTRTIKLSEKAQKIKRRLKKVLVKQEVELAVSDA; from the coding sequence GTGAGTAGAGTTTGTGAATTAACAAATAGAAAAAAATCTTTTGGTAATAAGGTATCACATTCGAATCGTAAAACAAAGCGTACCTTTCTTTTAAATTTACATAAGGTTACGTTAACAAGTGATCTATTGAATAAAAAGTTTAGATTTCGTGTGGCAACAAGAACTTTGAGAACTATAGATTACAAAGGTGATTTAGATGCTTTTTTGCTCAACACAAGAACGATTAAACTAAGTGAGAAAGCGCAGAAGATAAAAAGAAGGTTGAAAAAAGTTTTAGTAAAGCAAGAGGTAGAGTTAGCCGTTTCAGATGCATAG
- a CDS encoding DUF721 domain-containing protein encodes MLKRSGPKKLKSIIENYALKCMKNKISKNEIRLILNWRNIVGKEIAECTKPKKISYAQNINSGVLHLVVTNGSKALEIQHMISLIIEKITIFFGYKAVYGIKIKQESIDYLTI; translated from the coding sequence ATGCTCAAACGTAGCGGTCCAAAAAAATTAAAGTCTATAATTGAAAATTACGCATTAAAATGCATGAAAAATAAGATTAGCAAAAATGAAATACGTCTGATTTTAAACTGGCGAAATATAGTAGGGAAAGAAATAGCAGAGTGTACAAAACCGAAAAAGATCTCATATGCACAGAATATAAATTCGGGTGTATTGCATCTGGTAGTAACAAATGGCAGTAAAGCATTAGAAATTCAGCATATGATTTCTCTTATAATAGAAAAAATTACGATATTTTTTGGCTACAAAGCAGTATATGGTATAAAAATTAAGCAAGAGAGTATTGACTATTTGACTATATAA
- a CDS encoding IS5 family transposase — protein sequence MPQKMKVSNQNEYNKFLQERGNIFHYINEAIENWYENSPKMQGGNYIYSDKVVILVHIIVNLFRIGLRQTVGFIKGYMQQIGRDLAVISYSQASRRFKKLNIKINDCRIDKNNMEDIEIAIDSTGISIYNNTPGHSKENSANRKYRGYEQTRKLHVMLNINSKKAIAVKYSNGVYSDHYGACDLLKEVNFQHIIKALYADRAYDRHKFYKLCHEYDIKAKIPPINNAAEHPEIDYMSDRNAAIRLIKLYGEDGVKEWKKEVNYGKRSYIEGFFSRLKQIFGFSFRNKSEVNREKELLIKCYLLNQFTEIGMAKFEMAT from the coding sequence ATGCCACAGAAAATGAAAGTCAGTAACCAAAATGAATATAACAAATTTCTCCAGGAAAGAGGAAATATTTTTCATTATATCAATGAAGCCATAGAAAATTGGTATGAAAATAGTCCAAAAATGCAAGGCGGCAACTATATTTACAGTGATAAAGTTGTGATTTTGGTGCATATAATTGTCAATCTTTTTAGAATTGGTTTAAGACAAACGGTGGGGTTTATAAAAGGATATATGCAACAAATAGGAAGAGATTTAGCAGTTATCAGCTATTCACAAGCATCAAGAAGGTTTAAGAAACTTAATATTAAGATCAATGATTGCAGAATTGATAAAAATAATATGGAAGACATCGAAATTGCTATAGATAGTACAGGTATCAGCATTTACAACAATACCCCTGGTCACAGCAAGGAAAATAGCGCTAACAGAAAATATCGTGGCTATGAACAGACAAGAAAATTGCATGTAATGTTGAATATAAACAGCAAAAAAGCCATAGCTGTAAAATACAGTAACGGTGTCTACTCTGATCACTATGGAGCTTGCGATTTGCTTAAAGAAGTTAATTTTCAGCATATCATAAAAGCACTATATGCAGATAGGGCATATGATAGGCACAAGTTTTACAAATTGTGTCACGAATATGATATAAAGGCAAAAATTCCACCAATAAACAATGCGGCAGAACATCCAGAAATAGATTATATGTCTGACAGAAATGCTGCTATTAGGTTAATAAAATTATACGGTGAAGATGGCGTAAAAGAATGGAAAAAAGAAGTAAATTATGGGAAAAGATCTTATATTGAAGGGTTTTTCTCAAGATTAAAGCAAATATTTGGATTCAGCTTTAGGAATAAATCCGAAGTAAATCGCGAAAAAGAATTGCTGATTAAGTGCTATTTGCTTAATCAATTTACTGAAATTGGTATGGCTAAATTTGAAATGGCTACATGA
- the iscX gene encoding Fe-S cluster assembly protein IscX, with translation MKWLDIEDIVEALEEKFSDENIISIRFTELKKKVLSLEEFDDDEKRCNEKILEAIQAAWIEERS, from the coding sequence ATGAAATGGCTTGATATAGAAGATATTGTAGAAGCTCTGGAGGAAAAATTTTCAGATGAGAATATAATTAGTATCAGATTCACTGAGCTTAAAAAAAAGGTCTTGAGTTTAGAGGAATTTGATGATGATGAAAAACGCTGTAACGAGAAAATACTCGAAGCCATTCAAGCAGCTTGGATTGAGGAAAGATCTTAA